In one Zymobacter palmae genomic region, the following are encoded:
- a CDS encoding SLC13 family permease: MSIVEGISKEHIPWRYISIAAVLVLSLFGLLLVPFPKEVQATWIIGISIVLWATGWLPEWLTAFVFFTLSSVTHIASPDVIFAGLYSSATWLVLSGIVLGTAINFTGLGNIIAFRISPFFSGSFLRALWGSIIFGLIMTFIMPSAMSRVILLIPILTSLADRLGYVSGRPGRMAVLLGGVLGTYLPATAILPANVPNNVLVGATEAMFGHGPRYAEYFVLHFPVMGAFKIIILGIVLSLFYHDTAPQLQSDNANEEHNHAGQKPLAVLLLATMLMWMTEPLHGISTAWVGMLAAIICLYPHSRMMKPKPLATMGVAPVFYVAGIVSMGMLAYRSGLANDVATALLHLVPMQHDAPIHNFSMLSALSTIMGLIVTLPGVPAVLTPMTDTLSTASGWSREAIYMTQVIGFSTVILPYQAPPLVIAIQSGNLPAKDVIRTCFIIALISIILLWPLDYFWWHLLGWL, translated from the coding sequence AGGCATCTCTATTGTTCTATGGGCAACAGGCTGGCTTCCCGAATGGCTCACTGCTTTTGTATTTTTCACACTGAGCAGTGTGACTCATATCGCATCGCCCGACGTTATTTTTGCAGGGTTGTACTCTTCTGCCACGTGGTTAGTACTGTCCGGGATCGTGTTGGGTACTGCCATCAATTTTACGGGGTTAGGAAACATCATTGCGTTTCGGATCTCGCCTTTTTTTTCAGGGTCATTCCTGCGGGCATTATGGGGCAGCATTATCTTTGGGCTAATAATGACGTTCATCATGCCATCAGCAATGAGTCGCGTTATTCTTCTTATCCCTATTCTGACGTCACTTGCAGATCGATTAGGGTACGTTTCAGGACGCCCAGGAAGAATGGCAGTACTGTTAGGAGGCGTGCTGGGTACTTATCTACCTGCTACCGCTATTCTTCCTGCCAATGTCCCTAATAATGTTCTTGTTGGGGCGACAGAAGCCATGTTTGGCCATGGTCCTCGCTATGCTGAATACTTTGTCTTGCACTTCCCTGTAATGGGCGCGTTTAAAATCATCATATTAGGTATCGTCCTATCACTTTTTTATCACGATACCGCACCTCAACTGCAGTCAGATAATGCTAATGAAGAACATAATCACGCTGGACAGAAACCACTCGCTGTTTTGCTATTAGCCACCATGCTCATGTGGATGACAGAGCCATTACATGGCATTTCTACCGCGTGGGTGGGTATGTTAGCCGCGATCATATGCTTGTATCCCCATTCTCGCATGATGAAACCAAAGCCCTTAGCGACGATGGGAGTTGCTCCTGTTTTTTATGTTGCAGGGATCGTTAGTATGGGGATGCTCGCTTATCGCAGTGGACTAGCAAACGACGTTGCAACAGCGCTACTTCACTTGGTACCGATGCAACATGATGCGCCTATACATAATTTTTCGATGCTATCCGCACTTTCAACAATTATGGGGTTGATAGTGACACTCCCTGGCGTACCAGCCGTACTGACACCTATGACAGATACACTGAGCACGGCGAGCGGATGGAGTAGAGAAGCCATCTATATGACACAAGTTATTGGATTTTCAACGGTTATCTTGCCTTACCAAGCACCTCCTTTGGTGATTGCTATTCAAAGCGGCAACTTGCCTGCAAAAGACGTCATTCGCACATGCTTCATCATTGCGCTGATCTCTATCATTTTGCTATGGCCATTGGATTATTTTTGGTGGCACCTGCTTGGCTGGCTATAA
- a CDS encoding helix-turn-helix domain-containing protein, which yields MSALSISNVFLSSVIPASARLAFIDDAKASILSMPSVMPKSMCGDWHRHGKGQLIYPRKGRCRIYTHDRVWVGSPRKAIWIPAGVEHTLQAIDQLNVHNIYIDTLAIDGLSKVSHLVIVTALLDELLEFSNNLPVHASHYKCTYWHALNLIVDLIRLSTDVITPTLPLSGDRRLRTIMEALINDPGNDQSLEQWACIACSSSRTIARLFVSETGMTFRQWRQHLRVVEAISHLDDGCSISQTAYDLGYTSQSSFTAMFRRITGCSPTEFLQSN from the coding sequence ATGAGTGCACTTTCAATTTCTAATGTTTTCTTGAGTTCTGTCATACCTGCATCTGCACGGTTAGCTTTTATTGACGATGCCAAGGCCTCTATTTTGTCTATGCCTAGTGTTATGCCAAAAAGCATGTGTGGGGATTGGCATCGTCATGGCAAAGGACAGCTAATTTACCCTCGCAAAGGGCGGTGTCGCATTTATACGCATGACCGTGTTTGGGTGGGTAGCCCGCGTAAGGCTATCTGGATACCCGCAGGTGTTGAACATACATTGCAGGCGATTGATCAATTGAATGTGCATAATATTTATATTGATACTTTAGCTATTGATGGGCTCTCTAAGGTAAGCCACTTAGTAATAGTGACGGCCTTGCTTGATGAATTACTTGAGTTTAGTAACAATCTTCCAGTGCATGCCTCTCATTACAAATGTACGTATTGGCACGCTCTAAATTTAATTGTGGACCTTATTCGGCTGTCGACAGACGTTATCACGCCAACACTGCCTCTTTCGGGTGATCGACGTTTACGCACCATCATGGAAGCCTTGATTAACGACCCAGGTAATGACCAAAGCCTCGAACAGTGGGCTTGCATAGCGTGTAGCAGCAGTAGAACTATCGCGCGTCTTTTTGTAAGCGAAACCGGTATGACGTTTAGGCAATGGCGGCAGCATCTTCGCGTTGTAGAAGCCATCTCTCATCTGGACGATGGTTGCTCTATCAGCCAGACTGCTTATGACCTTGGATATACCAGTCAGAGTTCGTTCACCGCCATGTTTCGCCGTATTACAGGGTGTAGCCCTACAGAATTTTTACAGAGCAATTAG
- a CDS encoding glycerophosphodiester phosphodiesterase, giving the protein MMSKWAVMALALAVSGPALAQEPPRNGPVLVYAHRGASALRPEHTLAAYALAIRDGADVVEPDLVSTREGALVARHENEIGSTTDVAQHPEFASRRTTKVIDGQRITGWFTEDFTLAELKTLRARERLPELRGTRWDGQFQLVTLDEIIDFVAAESAAAHRPIGLIPEIKHPSYFHSIGLPMEDKVLATLQAHAYTRSATVTIQSFETDNLRYLRARIGDRPNIRLLQLLDNSDAVLPDATGPDKGKRYAELETPQGLSEIAQYADAIGPGLDSLIPRTADGRLMTPTPLIQNAHAAGLRVEPYTFRPENNFLPVDYRKGTAPATRNDDGMVAVVHKFMDAGVDAFFTDDPALGRRAVDQR; this is encoded by the coding sequence ATGATGTCAAAATGGGCTGTAATGGCACTGGCGCTGGCAGTAAGCGGCCCCGCTCTGGCACAGGAACCGCCAAGAAATGGACCGGTATTGGTGTACGCTCATCGCGGGGCCAGTGCGCTGCGCCCCGAACACACGCTGGCGGCCTATGCGCTGGCTATTCGTGACGGCGCGGACGTGGTCGAACCCGATCTGGTCTCAACGCGTGAGGGTGCCTTGGTGGCGCGGCATGAAAACGAAATCGGCAGCACCACCGATGTGGCACAGCATCCTGAATTTGCCAGCCGCAGAACAACGAAGGTTATTGATGGCCAACGGATAACGGGCTGGTTCACCGAAGACTTTACGCTAGCTGAACTGAAGACCCTGCGTGCCCGTGAGCGTTTGCCGGAGCTGCGTGGTACGCGCTGGGATGGCCAATTCCAACTGGTGACGCTGGACGAGATCATCGACTTCGTTGCGGCTGAATCAGCGGCCGCGCATCGCCCCATTGGCCTGATCCCCGAGATTAAGCACCCCAGCTATTTCCATTCCATCGGGCTGCCGATGGAAGACAAGGTGCTGGCGACGCTGCAGGCTCATGCGTATACACGGTCGGCCACAGTGACCATTCAGTCATTTGAAACCGATAACCTGCGTTACCTGCGAGCGCGCATTGGTGATCGTCCCAATATTCGCCTACTTCAGCTGCTGGATAATAGCGATGCTGTGCTGCCTGATGCCACTGGCCCTGACAAGGGCAAGCGCTATGCTGAACTGGAGACGCCGCAAGGGTTGAGCGAGATAGCCCAGTATGCTGATGCCATTGGTCCCGGGCTGGACAGCCTCATTCCGCGCACAGCGGATGGTCGCCTGATGACACCTACCCCGCTGATCCAAAATGCCCATGCGGCAGGACTGCGCGTCGAACCTTACACCTTCCGTCCTGAAAATAACTTCCTGCCCGTCGACTACCGTAAGGGCACAGCACCCGCCACGCGCAACGATGATGGAATGGTGGCTGTAGTGCATAAGTTTATGGATGCCGGTGTCGATGCGTTCTTCACCGATGACCCCGCACTGGGACGCCGAGCCGTGGATCAGCGCTAA
- a CDS encoding DUF423 domain-containing protein, producing the protein MNGDGRFYRLLVVLTAFSGASIIMLGAWGAHWLDSPQQRVFDTALRYQAWHTLALVAVLMSMTDARWLRLRSVCALWWLGMVLFSGSLYVMALTGWRVGLVTPCGGLLLMAGWLWLARQWWCLIGDRRAVA; encoded by the coding sequence ATGAACGGCGACGGCCGATTCTATCGACTGCTGGTGGTGCTGACGGCCTTCAGCGGTGCCAGCATTATCATGCTGGGCGCATGGGGAGCGCACTGGCTCGATAGCCCTCAACAGCGTGTGTTCGACACGGCGCTGCGCTATCAGGCTTGGCATACGCTGGCACTCGTGGCAGTGCTGATGTCCATGACCGATGCCCGCTGGCTGCGACTGCGCAGTGTGTGTGCTCTATGGTGGCTCGGTATGGTGCTGTTCAGCGGTTCGCTGTATGTAATGGCGCTGACCGGATGGCGCGTCGGACTGGTGACGCCGTGCGGGGGGCTGTTGTTGATGGCGGGATGGCTGTGGCTGGCACGCCAGTGGTGGTGTCTGATCGGTGACAGGAGGGCGGTGGCATGA
- the trmB gene encoding tRNA (guanosine(46)-N7)-methyltransferase TrmB, translating to MTDRETSSEQPRPRRGIKSYVLRAGRMTTAQTRGLEDVYPRLGITLQAGERLDLDALFGRKARRVVEIGFGMGASLLEQARQNPDTDFLGIEVHAPGVGKLLDELDKAGLTNVRVCREDAIRVLDEGLEAESIDTVQLFFPDPWPKKKHHKRRIVQLPFAEKIRRILTPGGTFHMATDWEPYAEYMVEVMRDAPGFANTAEEGDYVPRPDFRPQTKFETRGERLGHGVWDLIYRRES from the coding sequence ATGACCGATCGCGAAACCTCCTCCGAACAGCCGCGCCCACGCCGTGGCATCAAAAGCTATGTCCTGCGCGCAGGACGCATGACCACCGCACAGACACGCGGGCTGGAAGACGTCTATCCGCGCCTGGGCATCACGCTGCAGGCAGGCGAACGTCTTGATCTCGATGCTCTGTTCGGTCGCAAGGCCCGTCGTGTCGTCGAAATCGGCTTCGGCATGGGCGCGTCGCTGCTGGAACAGGCACGTCAGAACCCAGACACCGACTTCCTCGGCATCGAAGTGCATGCACCGGGCGTCGGCAAGCTGCTTGATGAACTCGACAAGGCCGGCCTAACCAACGTACGTGTCTGCCGCGAGGATGCGATTCGCGTGCTGGATGAAGGGTTGGAAGCAGAAAGCATCGACACCGTACAGCTGTTCTTCCCCGATCCGTGGCCGAAGAAGAAACACCACAAGCGCCGCATCGTACAGCTGCCGTTCGCTGAAAAGATTCGCCGCATCCTTACCCCAGGCGGCACGTTCCATATGGCCACTGACTGGGAACCCTATGCGGAATACATGGTGGAAGTGATGCGCGATGCGCCGGGCTTTGCCAACACCGCTGAAGAAGGCGACTACGTTCCGCGCCCTGACTTCCGCCCGCAGACCAAGTTCGAAACACGCGGTGAACGTCTGGGTCACGGCGTGTGGGATCTGATCTACCGCCGCGAATCCTGA
- a CDS encoding FKBP-type peptidyl-prolyl cis-trans isomerase — MKKLLGIVAIGTAVALTGCQKTDNGQHTDTAKGTPVASMNEQEKASYALGVLMADNLKTELPTIQLNSFTAGLNDAYNGHSGMNAEESKTTFLNFQHKTYQETVDRNLKDGQDFADKFAKEDGAKKTDTGIAYKVLASGDANGPQPTDSSNVEVTYEGRHIDGKVFDSSKEPVAFNMSQVIPGWREVVKQMHVGDEWEAVIPANKAYGEQGTGEGTIGPNETLVFKIKLLKVADNAQH; from the coding sequence ATGAAGAAATTGCTGGGTATCGTGGCTATTGGCACCGCTGTGGCGCTCACGGGTTGCCAGAAAACTGACAACGGTCAGCATACTGACACGGCCAAGGGCACGCCCGTAGCGTCCATGAACGAGCAGGAAAAAGCATCCTACGCACTGGGTGTACTGATGGCGGATAACCTGAAAACGGAGTTGCCGACCATTCAGCTGAACTCGTTTACTGCGGGTCTGAACGACGCCTACAACGGTCACTCTGGCATGAACGCCGAGGAAAGCAAAACCACGTTCCTCAACTTCCAGCACAAAACCTATCAGGAAACGGTCGACCGTAACCTGAAAGACGGTCAGGACTTCGCGGATAAATTCGCCAAGGAAGACGGCGCTAAGAAAACCGACACTGGCATTGCCTACAAAGTGCTGGCATCCGGTGACGCTAATGGCCCGCAGCCGACCGACTCCAGCAATGTCGAAGTGACCTATGAAGGTCGCCATATCGACGGCAAAGTCTTCGATTCCAGCAAGGAACCTGTTGCGTTCAACATGTCTCAGGTCATCCCGGGCTGGCGTGAAGTCGTCAAGCAGATGCACGTTGGTGATGAATGGGAAGCCGTCATCCCGGCCAACAAAGCTTATGGTGAGCAGGGCACTGGCGAAGGCACCATCGGTCCGAACGAAACGCTGGTCTTCAAGATCAAGCTGCTCAAAGTGGCTGATAACGCCCAGCACTGA
- the abc-f gene encoding ribosomal protection-like ABC-F family protein, which produces MIAFRQLALQRAGTVLIEEADLTLHEGYKVGIVGPNGAGKSSLFKLMLGELHADRGDVEMPAQRRIAHMAQEVEALDRSITDYVLDGDQALHAVERDIDEALAAGDDMRYAEALGHYEVHDGYSARARAEQLLVGLGFAQHELDQPMRAFSGGWRMRANLARTLFMPSDVLLLDEPTNHLDIDALYWLEQWLRRYPGTLMLIAHDRDFLDGVCDHIIHFDNRRLALYKGNFTAFERTRAERLLQQQAEFEKQQTRRAELEDFVRRFRAKASKAKQAQSRLKMLERLDSEAPLRAHSPFQFRLPMADKVSSPLLSLDEANIGYGDAPTLTNVRLSLQPGHRIGLLGPNGAGKSTLIKALVGDLPLLAGQRVEGEHLQLGYFAQHQVDALNMEGTPHQHILTLSPKASDQEVRTFLGSFGFRGDDVFATVGNFSGGEKARLALALIAWQKPNLLLLDEPTNHLDLEMRAALTNALALFEGAVVIVSHDRYLLRASIDTFWCVVDGQVSPFDGDLDDYQAWLRTRTGTPAPETEDAAAQNTVAATPSLSEAAPTEAQGDDTTRVDKKAQRQAAAALRAQLKPLTQARDRAEKALEKAQATIADIEQQLADPTLYEEARKAELLTLTQRQGELAAQVEALEAEWLEAEEALEEARGDLA; this is translated from the coding sequence ATGATCGCATTCCGCCAGTTGGCGTTACAGCGCGCCGGCACCGTGCTGATCGAAGAAGCCGACCTGACGCTACACGAGGGCTACAAGGTCGGGATCGTTGGCCCCAACGGGGCCGGCAAGTCCAGCCTGTTCAAGCTGATGCTAGGCGAGCTGCACGCTGACCGAGGCGACGTCGAAATGCCGGCCCAGCGCCGCATCGCGCACATGGCTCAGGAGGTCGAGGCGCTGGATCGCTCAATCACTGACTACGTGCTGGACGGTGATCAGGCACTGCACGCTGTGGAACGCGACATCGACGAGGCTCTGGCCGCTGGCGATGACATGCGCTACGCCGAGGCGCTGGGGCACTATGAAGTGCACGATGGCTACAGCGCGCGGGCGCGGGCCGAGCAGCTGCTGGTGGGACTGGGCTTCGCTCAGCATGAGCTGGATCAGCCCATGCGTGCGTTCTCGGGTGGCTGGCGCATGCGCGCTAACCTTGCGCGTACGCTGTTCATGCCGTCCGACGTGCTGCTGCTCGACGAACCGACCAACCACTTGGATATCGATGCCCTTTATTGGCTCGAACAGTGGCTGCGCCGCTATCCGGGCACGCTGATGCTGATCGCTCACGACCGCGACTTTCTCGACGGCGTCTGTGACCACATCATCCATTTCGACAACCGCCGTTTAGCCCTCTATAAAGGCAACTTCACGGCCTTCGAGCGCACCCGCGCTGAGCGACTGCTACAGCAGCAGGCCGAGTTCGAGAAACAGCAGACTCGGCGTGCCGAACTGGAAGATTTTGTCCGCCGCTTCCGTGCCAAGGCCAGCAAGGCCAAGCAGGCACAGAGCCGCTTGAAGATGCTCGAACGCCTGGACAGTGAAGCACCACTGCGTGCTCACTCGCCGTTCCAGTTCCGCCTACCGATGGCTGACAAAGTATCGTCGCCACTGCTGTCGCTGGACGAAGCCAATATCGGCTACGGCGATGCCCCTACGCTGACTAACGTACGCCTGTCACTGCAGCCTGGGCACCGTATCGGTCTGCTTGGCCCTAACGGCGCGGGCAAGTCGACGTTGATCAAGGCACTGGTCGGCGATCTGCCACTGCTGGCGGGTCAGCGCGTGGAAGGTGAGCACCTGCAACTAGGCTACTTCGCTCAGCATCAGGTTGATGCACTGAACATGGAAGGCACGCCGCATCAACATATCCTCACCCTGTCACCCAAGGCATCCGATCAAGAAGTACGCACGTTCCTCGGCAGCTTCGGCTTCCGCGGCGACGATGTGTTCGCTACGGTCGGCAACTTCTCGGGGGGCGAAAAGGCGCGCCTAGCGCTGGCGCTGATCGCATGGCAGAAACCCAACCTGCTGCTGCTTGATGAACCGACCAACCACCTTGATCTGGAGATGCGCGCGGCACTGACCAACGCGCTGGCGCTGTTCGAAGGCGCGGTCGTGATCGTATCGCACGATCGCTACCTGCTACGTGCCAGCATCGACACCTTCTGGTGTGTCGTGGATGGACAGGTCAGCCCGTTCGATGGCGATCTAGATGACTACCAGGCCTGGCTGCGTACTCGCACGGGTACACCCGCCCCGGAAACCGAAGATGCAGCCGCTCAGAACACCGTCGCGGCGACGCCATCGCTATCGGAGGCGGCTCCTACAGAGGCTCAGGGCGACGATACCACTCGCGTCGACAAAAAGGCTCAGCGTCAGGCTGCCGCCGCGCTGCGTGCCCAGCTCAAGCCTCTGACACAGGCCCGCGACCGTGCCGAAAAGGCGCTCGAGAAAGCGCAGGCCACCATCGCCGACATCGAACAGCAGCTGGCCGACCCCACGCTGTATGAAGAGGCCCGCAAAGCCGAACTGCTAACGCTGACGCAGCGTCAGGGCGAGCTGGCTGCACAGGTTGAAGCGCTGGAAGCAGAATGGCTGGAAGCCGAAGAAGCACTCGAAGAGGCGCGCGGCGATCTAGCATAG
- the ubiT gene encoding ubiquinone anaerobic biosynthesis accessory factor UbiT, producing the protein MLKSLRARLVRQGPSWLKLPLSLTPFALKRQLLEQVLRWQFRQALEEGELDFLEGRWIHIDIRDLGLSWYMTIENDQPIIREQGTADVSFSGDANDLLMISARRQDPDTLFFQRRLIIEGDTELGLYVKNLMDAIELDSMPKALRIGMEHLADFVEHSLEEQPQAATHTPSLPSHP; encoded by the coding sequence ATGCTGAAATCACTGCGCGCTCGACTGGTACGCCAAGGCCCGTCATGGCTGAAACTACCGCTTAGCCTGACGCCTTTCGCTCTCAAGCGTCAGCTGCTGGAACAGGTGCTGCGTTGGCAGTTCCGTCAGGCGCTCGAAGAAGGTGAACTCGACTTTCTCGAAGGCCGCTGGATCCATATCGACATCCGTGACCTCGGTCTCTCGTGGTATATGACCATTGAGAACGACCAGCCGATCATCCGCGAACAGGGCACTGCCGACGTCAGCTTCAGCGGTGACGCCAACGATCTGCTGATGATCTCAGCTCGCCGCCAGGACCCCGATACGCTGTTCTTCCAGCGTCGCTTAATCATTGAAGGGGATACGGAGCTGGGGCTGTATGTCAAAAACCTGATGGATGCCATCGAGCTGGACTCCATGCCCAAAGCACTGCGCATCGGCATGGAACATCTGGCCGACTTCGTAGAACACAGTCTAGAAGAGCAGCCGCAGGCAGCCACTCATACCCCGTCGTTGCCATCGCATCCGTAA
- a CDS encoding voltage-gated chloride channel family protein, which produces MNQRWSYFLSLPCWIGRWLLIALLTGIPIGTASAFFLMALDWATGTRQMHPQLIWALPIAGLVVGWCFLRFGNSVERGNNLILDEIHEPRATIPFRMMPMVLVGTVISHLFGASVGREGTAIQMGGAIADQWAHRLHLDGETRRILLVMGIGAGFASVFGTPLAGTVFGLEVLAIGAMRYDALFPCMAASLIAHATCLLWGAHHTHYPTAIVPSLSLTPVVAVIVAGALFGLMARLFSWLTQRISTLLRQVIPWAPLRPFVGGAIIAMLIMCVAGLDRYIGLGVPVIESALRTPVPLYDTLGKLGFTALSLGSGFKGGEVTPLFYIGTTFGNALAQLFHQPVALLASVGFVAVFAGAANTPLASTLMAIELFGPAIAPYALIACVISYLFSGPQGIYAAQRVERHKWPGMKH; this is translated from the coding sequence ATGAACCAACGCTGGTCTTATTTTCTTTCTCTTCCCTGCTGGATAGGTCGCTGGCTGCTGATTGCCCTGCTGACGGGTATTCCTATCGGTACCGCTTCGGCGTTCTTTCTGATGGCCCTCGATTGGGCTACCGGCACTCGTCAGATGCATCCTCAGCTGATCTGGGCTCTGCCCATAGCCGGGCTTGTCGTTGGCTGGTGTTTCCTGCGCTTCGGCAACAGCGTCGAACGCGGCAATAACCTGATTCTGGATGAAATCCACGAACCCCGCGCCACCATCCCGTTCCGCATGATGCCAATGGTGCTGGTCGGCACCGTCATCTCGCATCTGTTCGGAGCCTCGGTCGGGCGCGAAGGCACAGCCATCCAGATGGGCGGTGCCATTGCCGATCAGTGGGCACATCGCCTTCACCTTGACGGCGAGACACGGCGTATCCTGCTGGTGATGGGGATTGGGGCAGGCTTTGCCTCGGTGTTCGGCACACCGCTGGCAGGCACGGTCTTCGGTCTAGAAGTGCTGGCTATTGGTGCGATGCGTTACGATGCCCTATTTCCCTGCATGGCGGCATCATTGATCGCCCACGCTACTTGCCTGCTATGGGGAGCGCACCACACGCACTACCCCACGGCCATCGTGCCTTCGCTCTCATTAACCCCCGTCGTGGCCGTTATCGTCGCAGGGGCACTGTTCGGCCTGATGGCTCGCCTGTTCTCGTGGCTGACTCAGCGCATTTCGACACTGCTCAGGCAAGTGATTCCGTGGGCACCGCTACGGCCGTTCGTTGGCGGGGCCATCATCGCCATGCTGATAATGTGCGTTGCCGGGCTTGACCGCTATATCGGGTTGGGTGTGCCCGTGATCGAAAGCGCCTTACGCACCCCCGTACCGCTCTACGATACGCTCGGCAAGCTTGGCTTTACGGCACTGTCTCTGGGCAGTGGCTTCAAGGGCGGCGAGGTTACCCCACTGTTTTACATCGGCACTACCTTTGGCAACGCCTTGGCCCAGCTATTCCATCAACCCGTAGCCTTACTGGCCAGCGTCGGTTTCGTGGCCGTTTTCGCCGGAGCTGCCAATACACCGCTGGCCTCAACGTTGATGGCCATTGAGCTGTTCGGGCCCGCCATTGCGCCTTATGCTCTGATCGCCTGCGTGATCAGCTATCTTTTCTCGGGACCACAAGGCATCTATGCGGCCCAGCGCGTCGAACGCCACAAATGGCCGGGAATGAAGCACTGA
- a CDS encoding WbuC family cupin fold metalloprotein — MALTPCLVTAVIMDVDLAARLAYLFQENDMRILNDQFRDALYRQADASPRLRAHERLHEKSQDPVQRIVVGLRRGTYIPPHKHPAGQDWELFQVVDGDIKLLIFNDEGMVKQTLRLGPDNDTFAVQMPPNTVHSMVCMSDHALFIEVKQGPYREEDAKLVMRWAPSEGDEQAADYVKRLEEAATGNALTR, encoded by the coding sequence ATGGCGTTGACCCCGTGCCTCGTGACAGCGGTCATCATGGACGTTGACCTCGCGGCCCGCCTTGCTTATCTGTTTCAGGAGAACGACATGCGTATCCTCAACGATCAGTTCCGCGACGCCCTTTATCGTCAGGCGGATGCATCCCCCCGCCTGCGCGCCCACGAACGGCTGCATGAAAAATCGCAGGATCCCGTCCAGCGTATCGTCGTCGGTCTGCGCCGTGGCACCTATATTCCGCCGCACAAGCATCCGGCCGGTCAGGACTGGGAACTGTTTCAGGTCGTGGATGGTGATATCAAGCTGCTGATCTTTAACGATGAAGGCATGGTGAAGCAGACACTGCGCCTCGGCCCTGATAACGACACCTTTGCCGTACAGATGCCGCCGAACACCGTGCACTCAATGGTCTGCATGAGCGATCACGCGCTGTTTATTGAAGTGAAACAGGGGCCGTACCGCGAAGAGGACGCCAAGCTGGTGATGCGTTGGGCGCCGAGTGAAGGGGATGAACAAGCCGCCGACTACGTTAAGCGGTTGGAAGAAGCCGCCACGGGCAATGCACTGACCCGCTGA
- the galK gene encoding galactokinase, producing the protein MVMKEEAQQVFEEQFGYSPALTVRAPGRVNLIGEHTDYNDGFVLPCTINYFTVICGSARDDRIVRVIAADCDEQLDEFSLDDIQHHDTRSWPNYVRGVIRHLQLHGHTFNGADLVIKGNVPQGAGVSSSASVEVAVGTFFKALYDLPLDGKQIALLSQEAENKFVGCNCGIMDQLISALGEEGHALLIDCRSLDTKPVHLPEGTAVVIINSNFKRTLVGSEYNTRRQQCEAGARFFNKPMLRDVTLDDFDARQDELEPEVAKRVRHILTENARTLEAADVLARGDLERLGELMAQSHASMRDDFEITVPQIDTLVDIVKGVVGSRGGVRMTGGGFGGCIVALVPEALVPDVQKAVAKQYEAKTGLKETFYVCKPIRGAGLY; encoded by the coding sequence ATGGTTATGAAAGAAGAGGCACAGCAGGTTTTCGAGGAGCAGTTCGGGTATTCACCGGCGCTGACGGTGCGCGCTCCCGGCCGCGTCAACCTCATAGGCGAACACACCGATTACAACGATGGTTTCGTGTTGCCCTGTACCATCAACTATTTCACGGTGATCTGTGGCAGTGCCCGTGACGACCGGATCGTGCGCGTGATCGCCGCCGACTGCGATGAGCAGCTCGACGAGTTCTCGCTGGACGATATCCAGCATCACGATACCCGTTCGTGGCCCAACTATGTCCGTGGTGTTATCCGGCACCTGCAATTGCACGGCCATACGTTTAATGGGGCCGATCTGGTGATCAAGGGAAATGTGCCGCAAGGGGCTGGGGTCAGTTCTTCGGCCTCGGTAGAGGTGGCGGTCGGCACCTTCTTCAAGGCGCTGTACGACCTGCCGCTCGACGGCAAGCAGATCGCGCTGCTGAGCCAAGAAGCTGAGAACAAGTTCGTGGGTTGCAACTGCGGCATCATGGATCAGCTGATTTCGGCGCTGGGTGAGGAAGGCCACGCCCTGTTGATCGACTGCCGCAGTCTGGATACGAAGCCTGTTCATCTGCCTGAAGGCACGGCGGTCGTCATCATCAACAGCAACTTCAAACGTACGTTAGTTGGCAGCGAGTACAACACGCGCCGCCAGCAGTGCGAAGCGGGGGCTCGGTTCTTCAACAAACCGATGCTGCGCGACGTAACACTGGACGACTTCGACGCGCGACAGGACGAGCTTGAGCCTGAAGTGGCAAAACGTGTGCGTCATATCCTAACGGAGAACGCGCGTACGCTGGAAGCCGCCGACGTGCTGGCGCGCGGTGACCTTGAGCGTTTGGGCGAACTGATGGCGCAATCGCATGCGTCGATGCGCGATGACTTCGAGATCACCGTACCGCAGATCGATACGCTGGTGGACATCGTCAAGGGTGTGGTCGGTTCGCGGGGTGGGGTGCGCATGACGGGCGGCGGGTTCGGTGGCTGCATCGTAGCGCTGGTACCAGAAGCCTTGGTGCCGGATGTACAGAAAGCTGTGGCTAAGCAGTACGAAGCCAAGACGGGTTTGAAGGAAACCTTCTACGTCTGCAAACCGATTAGAGGGGCAGGCCTTTACTAA